Proteins co-encoded in one Kutzneria chonburiensis genomic window:
- a CDS encoding isocitrate lyase/PEP mutase family protein, whose translation MSSLAAHAETLRELHQRGNPLVLPNVWDAATAGLVAEAGFPVVATSSSAVANSLGFPDGEQAPADEVFAAVRRVAKAVDLPVTADVEAGYGLDAEQLVAALLAAGAVGINLEDTDHTAGGLREPGWQAERLARIRKAADAAGVPVVINARVDVFIRSGDPDRHADVLAEGVERAKRYLDAGADCVYPITLAEPRLVGEFVRQVDAPVNIMFKSTGPSVSELGALGVARISLATGVWRASLQAVRDLLAGLR comes from the coding sequence GTGAGCAGCCTCGCCGCACACGCCGAGACGCTGCGTGAACTGCACCAGCGGGGCAACCCGCTGGTGCTGCCCAATGTCTGGGACGCGGCGACCGCGGGCTTGGTCGCCGAGGCCGGCTTCCCGGTCGTCGCCACGTCGAGCAGCGCCGTGGCCAACAGCCTCGGCTTCCCCGACGGCGAGCAGGCGCCGGCCGACGAGGTGTTCGCGGCGGTCCGCCGCGTCGCCAAGGCCGTCGACCTGCCGGTGACCGCCGACGTCGAGGCCGGCTACGGCCTTGACGCCGAACAGCTGGTCGCCGCCCTGCTCGCCGCCGGCGCGGTCGGCATCAACCTGGAGGACACCGACCACACCGCGGGCGGCCTCCGCGAGCCGGGCTGGCAGGCCGAGCGCCTCGCACGGATCCGCAAGGCGGCCGACGCCGCCGGCGTGCCGGTGGTCATCAACGCCCGGGTCGACGTGTTCATTCGCAGCGGGGACCCGGACCGGCACGCCGACGTTCTCGCCGAGGGCGTCGAGCGGGCCAAGCGCTATCTCGACGCCGGCGCCGACTGCGTCTACCCGATCACGCTGGCCGAGCCGCGGCTGGTCGGCGAGTTCGTCCGCCAGGTCGACGCCCCCGTCAACATCATGTTCAAGTCGACGGGGCCGTCGGTGAGCGAGCTGGGCGCCCTGGGGGTCGCCCGGATCAGCCTGGCCACCGGCGTATGGCGGGCCAGTCTCCAGGCTGTCCGGGATCTCCTCGCCGGCCTGCGCTAA
- a CDS encoding PIG-L family deacetylase, with product MTLVTSLVAVMPPAVGADAPPRATAFVNVVAHEDDDILFMNPDVVAGIRAGVPTTSIFLTAGENAFNGSTSGDPASPYCPKLPDDGTNHFGDLSRERYAQCRQRASQAAYAQMAGVDNVWDGALIDVTGGGFAEQYTLRGKPSIKLVFLDLPEDGDSANCCSLYHLYFGDQANFVAHTLVPTNGLTTQSYSYDRAHMINALVALYGMFAPTAVRVQDTNPDARVQIGEWIFHDHTDHVVAARLATEALRNYTQQTGYNRISLEEFRDYNIAWAPVNLTPAARADKNATFQAYKPLDPASWEVNGELYTDLPNRMYYRWPTGTNWVGHDQDGRLEAFAVRGGRLLNWSQTSTGTWTGPVDRGTPGGPLEPGLAVASEHDGRLSVFGRRADTAAIVELSQTAPNGAWATSWTSLGNPNAGDAAGEQQVGTPIVAKNGDGRLEIFIRNGGGGVSTSFQQSGSWAFSGWYDMHGSDIQEDPAAVTTNSGRIELFASTKTKMLHWYQPSPNNGFNVDSSFPSAVPASGPTVSVNQDGRLQVFYRQADSASVAVSVQAVVDAWWQQTPVVLGGQAGVGPPALVTAPAGTDGRVLAFTRNGAGGVSSTRQTAANGAFGSWIDLGGFFVGSPTAAVDSSGAVVLLSMGAGGQLAVNKQTAAVGDGPFGGWQLIGS from the coding sequence ATGACGCTGGTCACGTCACTCGTGGCGGTCATGCCGCCCGCGGTCGGCGCGGACGCGCCGCCTCGGGCGACCGCGTTCGTCAACGTCGTCGCCCATGAGGACGACGACATCCTGTTCATGAATCCCGATGTGGTCGCCGGCATCAGGGCCGGCGTGCCGACCACGTCGATCTTCCTGACGGCCGGCGAGAACGCCTTCAACGGCAGTACCAGCGGCGATCCGGCCTCGCCGTACTGTCCGAAGCTGCCCGACGACGGCACCAACCATTTCGGCGACCTCAGCCGTGAGCGGTACGCGCAGTGCCGCCAGCGCGCAAGCCAGGCGGCGTACGCGCAGATGGCCGGCGTGGACAACGTCTGGGACGGCGCCCTGATCGACGTGACCGGCGGCGGCTTCGCCGAGCAGTACACGCTGCGGGGCAAGCCGTCGATCAAGCTGGTGTTCCTCGACCTGCCCGAGGACGGCGACTCGGCCAACTGCTGCTCGCTGTACCACCTGTACTTCGGCGACCAGGCGAACTTCGTCGCGCACACGCTCGTGCCGACCAACGGCCTGACGACGCAGAGCTACAGCTACGACCGCGCCCACATGATCAACGCGCTGGTGGCGCTCTACGGGATGTTCGCGCCGACCGCGGTTCGCGTGCAGGACACCAACCCCGACGCGCGGGTGCAGATCGGTGAGTGGATCTTCCACGACCACACCGACCACGTGGTGGCGGCCCGGCTGGCGACGGAGGCGTTGCGCAACTACACGCAGCAGACCGGCTACAACCGGATCTCGCTCGAGGAGTTCCGCGACTACAACATCGCCTGGGCGCCGGTGAACCTCACGCCCGCGGCCCGGGCCGACAAGAACGCGACCTTCCAGGCGTACAAGCCGCTCGACCCGGCGAGCTGGGAGGTGAACGGCGAGCTGTACACGGACCTGCCCAACCGCATGTACTACCGGTGGCCGACCGGGACCAACTGGGTCGGACACGACCAGGACGGCCGGCTGGAGGCGTTCGCCGTGCGCGGCGGCCGGTTGCTCAACTGGTCGCAGACGTCGACGGGCACTTGGACCGGGCCGGTCGACCGCGGCACCCCAGGCGGCCCGCTGGAGCCGGGACTCGCGGTGGCCAGCGAGCACGACGGCCGGTTGAGCGTGTTCGGCCGTCGCGCCGACACCGCGGCGATCGTCGAGCTCTCTCAGACGGCGCCCAACGGGGCCTGGGCGACGAGTTGGACGTCGCTGGGCAATCCGAACGCCGGCGATGCGGCGGGTGAGCAGCAGGTCGGCACGCCGATCGTCGCGAAGAACGGGGACGGCCGGCTCGAGATCTTCATCCGCAACGGTGGTGGCGGCGTGAGCACCTCGTTCCAGCAGAGCGGCAGCTGGGCGTTCAGCGGCTGGTACGACATGCACGGCAGCGACATCCAGGAGGACCCGGCCGCCGTGACGACGAACAGCGGCCGGATCGAGCTGTTCGCCAGCACGAAGACCAAGATGCTGCACTGGTACCAGCCGTCGCCGAACAACGGGTTCAACGTCGACTCGTCCTTCCCCTCGGCCGTGCCGGCGAGTGGGCCGACGGTCTCGGTCAACCAGGACGGCCGGCTGCAGGTCTTCTACCGGCAGGCCGACAGCGCGTCGGTCGCGGTGTCCGTACAGGCCGTGGTCGATGCGTGGTGGCAGCAGACGCCGGTGGTGCTCGGCGGGCAGGCCGGCGTCGGTCCGCCGGCACTGGTCACGGCACCGGCCGGTACCGATGGACGCGTGTTGGCGTTCACCCGGAACGGGGCCGGCGGCGTGAGTTCGACGCGGCAGACCGCGGCCAACGGCGCGTTCGGCAGCTGGATCGATCTCGGCGGGTTCTTCGTCGGGTCGCCGACGGCTGCTGTCGACAGCAGCGGCGCTGTGGTGCTGCTGTCGATGGGGGCCGGCGGGCAGCTGGCCGTGAACAAGCAGACAGCCGCCGTCGGGGACGGCCCGTTCGGCGGCTGGCAGCTGATCGGGAGTTAG
- a CDS encoding glycine--tRNA ligase — protein MQDALLALQKYWTDRGCMVVQPFNTEVGAGTANPATALRVLGPEPWHVGYVEPSVRPDDARYGENPNRLQMHTQFQVILKPDPGNPQELYLGSLEVLGIDIKAHDIRFVEDNWASPALGAWGLGWEVWLDGLEITQFTYFQQAGGLTLDPVSVEITYGIERILMALQGVGHFKDIAYAPDISYGEVFGQSEYEMSRYYLDDADIQVNQRLFDEYATEARRMIDERLPVPAYVYVLKCSHAFNVLDARGAISTTERAKAFGQMRTLTRQAAQLWAERREEMGYPLGVVEPPVAAQLPAELPTVDAAATLLFEIGLEELPHVEVVRSAEAVRDALTTKLEGTRLGHGAITVHATPRRIVLLVDDVQPREPDAERTVRGPRATAAFDADGNPTKAAQGFARGQGIAPEELLRIDVDGVEHVGVVKTDVGRGAVEVLSELLGQIVAELRAEKNMRWRDAGLSFTRPVRWLVALLGETVVPVAVSSLSSSNFTRVHRTAEEPEVEVASADGYVDFLGGHDIVLDGAVRREQIVAGATTLAAKAGGAVDFEAEGALLDEVTNLVEQPNPILGSFAAEYLELPSQILTTVMRKHQRYLPVRSKDGALLPNFVAVANGSCDVDLVRAGYESVLRARYEDAAFFWRADQKKTPEQHKTGLAKLTFEERLGSVADRAQRIAGVAADLADIVGLDAAERATLDRAGQLAKFDLATQMVIELSSLAGTMAREYALRAGEPAEVAQALAEMEQPRTAGGALPVSVPGALLALADRLDLLAGLFAIGANPTGSSDPFALRRATLGVVSILRAFPQLKAVTLTQGLAAAARRVAAQGVEVPEKALADAHEFSVRRYEQQLLDAGHEHRLVQAVLPLADTPADADAALAELERLGDDADFAALAAALQRVRRIVPAGTAAGYDPSRLVEPAEIALHETVDKVAAQFGADTTGLAEFVGIASPLTEPVNAFFDDVLVMAEDPELRKARLGLLATINSFADGVLDWRAL, from the coding sequence ATGCAGGACGCGTTGCTCGCGTTGCAGAAGTACTGGACCGACCGGGGCTGCATGGTCGTGCAGCCGTTCAACACCGAGGTCGGGGCCGGTACCGCGAACCCTGCCACGGCGCTGCGCGTGCTCGGTCCCGAGCCGTGGCACGTCGGCTACGTCGAGCCCAGCGTGCGGCCCGACGACGCCCGCTACGGCGAGAACCCGAACCGCCTGCAGATGCACACCCAGTTCCAGGTGATCCTCAAGCCGGACCCGGGCAACCCCCAGGAGCTCTACCTTGGCAGCCTCGAGGTGCTGGGCATCGACATCAAGGCCCACGACATCCGGTTCGTCGAGGACAACTGGGCCTCGCCCGCGCTCGGCGCCTGGGGCCTGGGCTGGGAGGTCTGGCTGGACGGCCTGGAGATCACCCAGTTCACCTACTTCCAGCAGGCCGGCGGCCTGACCCTGGACCCGGTGTCGGTGGAGATCACCTACGGCATCGAGCGCATCCTGATGGCGCTTCAGGGCGTCGGCCACTTCAAGGACATCGCGTACGCGCCCGACATCTCCTACGGCGAGGTGTTCGGCCAGTCCGAGTACGAGATGAGCCGCTACTACCTCGACGACGCCGACATCCAGGTCAACCAGCGGCTGTTCGACGAGTACGCCACCGAGGCGCGCCGCATGATCGACGAGCGGCTGCCGGTGCCGGCGTATGTCTACGTGCTCAAGTGCAGCCACGCGTTCAACGTCCTGGACGCCCGCGGCGCGATCAGCACCACCGAGCGGGCCAAGGCCTTCGGCCAGATGCGCACCCTGACCCGGCAGGCCGCCCAGCTGTGGGCCGAGCGCCGCGAGGAGATGGGCTACCCGCTCGGCGTCGTCGAGCCGCCGGTCGCCGCGCAGCTGCCGGCCGAGCTGCCGACCGTGGACGCCGCGGCGACGCTGCTGTTCGAGATCGGCCTCGAGGAGCTGCCGCACGTCGAGGTCGTGCGCAGCGCCGAGGCTGTGCGCGACGCGCTGACCACGAAGCTTGAGGGCACCCGGCTCGGCCACGGCGCCATCACCGTGCATGCCACGCCGCGACGCATCGTGCTGCTGGTCGACGACGTGCAGCCGCGTGAGCCTGACGCCGAGCGCACGGTGCGCGGTCCCCGCGCGACGGCGGCGTTCGACGCCGACGGCAACCCGACCAAGGCAGCGCAGGGCTTCGCCCGCGGCCAGGGCATCGCGCCCGAGGAGCTGCTCCGCATCGACGTCGACGGCGTTGAGCACGTCGGCGTCGTGAAGACCGACGTCGGCCGCGGCGCCGTCGAGGTGCTCAGCGAGCTGCTCGGCCAGATCGTCGCCGAGCTGCGGGCCGAGAAGAACATGCGCTGGCGCGACGCCGGCCTGTCGTTCACGCGGCCGGTGCGCTGGCTGGTCGCGCTGCTCGGCGAGACCGTCGTCCCGGTCGCCGTGTCCTCGCTGTCCAGCAGCAACTTCACCCGTGTGCACCGGACCGCGGAGGAGCCCGAGGTCGAGGTCGCCTCGGCCGACGGCTACGTCGACTTCCTCGGTGGCCACGACATCGTGCTGGACGGCGCGGTGCGCCGCGAGCAGATCGTCGCCGGCGCCACGACGCTGGCCGCCAAGGCCGGCGGCGCGGTGGACTTCGAGGCCGAGGGCGCCCTGCTCGACGAGGTCACCAACCTCGTGGAGCAGCCGAACCCGATCCTCGGCTCGTTCGCGGCCGAGTACCTGGAGCTGCCGAGCCAGATCCTGACCACCGTGATGCGCAAGCACCAGCGCTACCTGCCGGTCCGGAGCAAGGACGGCGCGCTGCTGCCGAACTTCGTGGCCGTGGCCAACGGATCGTGCGACGTCGACCTGGTGCGCGCCGGCTACGAGTCGGTGCTGCGGGCCCGGTACGAGGACGCCGCGTTCTTTTGGCGGGCCGACCAGAAGAAGACGCCCGAGCAGCACAAGACCGGGCTGGCCAAGCTGACCTTCGAGGAGCGGCTGGGCTCGGTCGCCGACCGGGCTCAGCGCATCGCCGGCGTGGCCGCCGACCTGGCCGACATCGTCGGCCTCGACGCCGCCGAGCGCGCCACGCTGGACCGTGCCGGGCAGTTGGCCAAGTTCGATCTGGCGACGCAGATGGTGATCGAGTTGTCCAGCCTGGCCGGCACCATGGCTCGCGAGTACGCGCTGCGGGCCGGCGAGCCGGCCGAGGTGGCGCAAGCGCTTGCCGAGATGGAACAGCCGCGGACCGCCGGCGGCGCGCTGCCGGTCAGCGTGCCCGGCGCTCTGTTGGCTCTGGCCGATCGGCTCGACCTGCTCGCCGGTCTGTTCGCCATCGGCGCCAACCCGACCGGCAGCTCCGACCCGTTCGCCCTGCGCCGCGCGACGCTTGGCGTCGTCAGCATCCTGCGGGCGTTCCCGCAGCTCAAGGCCGTCACGCTGACGCAGGGGCTGGCCGCGGCGGCTCGTCGAGTCGCCGCGCAGGGCGTCGAGGTGCCGGAGAAGGCGTTGGCCGACGCGCACGAGTTCAGCGTGCGCCGCTACGAGCAGCAGCTGCTCGATGCCGGGCACGAGCACCGTCTCGTGCAGGCCGTGCTGCCGCTCGCCGACACCCCGGCCGACGCCGACGCCGCGCTGGCCGAGCTGGAGCGGCTGGGCGACGACGCCGACTTTGCTGCCCTTGCCGCTGCCCTCCAGCGCGTCCGCCGCATCGTGCCCGCCGGCACCGCCGCCGGCTACGACCCGTCGCGTCTCGTCGAGCCCGCCGAGATCGCGCTGCACGAGACGGTCGACAAGGTGGCGGCCCAGTTCGGTGCCGACACCACCGGCCTGGCCGAGTTCGTCGGCATCGCGTCGCCGCTGACCGAGCCCGTCAACGCTTTCTTCGACGACGTGCTCGTGATGGCCGAGGACCCGGAGCTTCGCAAGGCCCGCCTTGGCCTGCTGGCCACCATCAATTCCTTCGCCGACGGCGTCCTCGACTGGCGTGCCCTCTGA
- a CDS encoding TetR/AcrR family transcriptional regulator, translating to MTEQRSERLPRAQRREQILAAATTAFARAGFAATSLDDVAREAGISRMIVYRHFESKRDLYEQALVRVGDRIRVATEGDEISAKTLEAFIAAAAAEPDGFRLLYRHAAREPEFSSIVEQVRQGMADATYDQIAGRIADPAWTTWAAASIPLVLVETIMAWLDAGQPDPATVSDRIQAVIRSVINAARQVPDNKPE from the coding sequence GTGACGGAACAGCGCAGCGAGCGACTACCCCGGGCGCAGCGGCGGGAGCAGATCCTGGCGGCGGCGACGACGGCGTTCGCGCGGGCCGGCTTCGCCGCGACGAGCCTCGACGACGTGGCCCGGGAGGCCGGCATCAGCCGGATGATCGTGTACCGGCACTTCGAGTCGAAGCGGGATCTCTACGAGCAGGCGCTGGTCCGGGTGGGCGACCGCATCCGGGTGGCGACCGAAGGCGACGAGATCTCGGCGAAAACGCTCGAGGCGTTCATCGCCGCCGCGGCGGCCGAGCCCGACGGTTTCCGTCTGCTGTACCGGCATGCCGCCCGTGAGCCCGAGTTCAGCTCGATCGTCGAACAGGTCCGGCAGGGCATGGCCGACGCCACCTACGACCAGATCGCCGGCCGCATCGCCGACCCGGCCTGGACGACGTGGGCCGCGGCCAGCATTCCGCTGGTACTGGTCGAAACGATCATGGCGTGGCTGGACGCCGGCCAGCCCGATCCGGCGACGGTGTCCGACCGCATCCAGGCCGTCATCCGCAGCGTCATCAACGCCGCCCGCCAGGTGCCGGACAACAAGCCCGAGTAG
- a CDS encoding cytochrome P450 gives MTDLPQLPFARTGLLDAPPQLLKLQAEGPIGRIRTQVGDEAWLVTRYDEVRELFADPRLGRSHPNPEQAARLTNSAIMSGAVDDKDEDTNHAMMRALLMPAFSPRRMRAMRPHVQEIVDSIIDGMLADGGPVDLHERLSMPLPVLVICALLGVPYEDRDDFRAWSDGVGDMIDGARSAAAWGNLTTYMKDLINQKRTQPGDDLISDLLADYGDKIGDDELAALSAGLLFAGHETTMVRIDVGTVLFLTNPDQREAYVQDDKLAASAIEEVLRCGINGGGGLLRYAREDMEIAGTKIKAGDAVLLGAAAANRDERAFPDAARFDISRTANQHLSFGHGARYCIGANLARLELQIVFDALLRRIPTLRLAVPVEELELRVNQLGGGLVAVPVTW, from the coding sequence ATGACCGATTTGCCGCAGTTGCCGTTCGCGCGGACCGGCCTGCTCGACGCGCCGCCGCAACTGCTGAAGCTCCAGGCCGAAGGCCCGATTGGCCGGATCCGTACCCAGGTCGGCGACGAGGCGTGGCTCGTCACTCGCTACGACGAGGTGCGCGAGCTGTTCGCCGACCCGAGGCTGGGCCGCTCGCACCCGAATCCGGAGCAGGCCGCGCGTCTGACCAACTCCGCGATCATGAGCGGCGCGGTGGACGACAAGGATGAAGACACCAACCACGCGATGATGCGAGCCCTGCTCATGCCCGCGTTCTCGCCGCGCCGGATGCGAGCCATGCGGCCGCACGTCCAGGAAATCGTCGACAGCATCATCGACGGCATGCTGGCCGACGGTGGTCCCGTCGACCTGCACGAACGGCTGTCGATGCCGCTGCCCGTGCTGGTCATCTGCGCCCTGCTCGGCGTGCCGTACGAGGACCGGGACGACTTTCGAGCCTGGTCCGACGGCGTCGGCGACATGATCGACGGCGCCCGCTCGGCCGCCGCGTGGGGCAACCTCACCACGTACATGAAGGACCTCATCAACCAGAAGCGGACCCAGCCCGGCGACGACCTCATCAGTGACCTGCTCGCCGACTACGGCGACAAGATCGGCGACGACGAGCTCGCCGCCCTGTCCGCCGGCCTGCTGTTCGCCGGCCACGAGACCACCATGGTCCGCATCGATGTCGGCACGGTGCTGTTCCTGACCAACCCCGACCAGCGCGAGGCGTACGTCCAGGACGACAAACTCGCCGCCTCCGCCATCGAGGAGGTCTTGCGCTGCGGCATCAACGGCGGCGGTGGGCTGCTCCGCTACGCCCGTGAGGACATGGAGATCGCCGGCACCAAGATCAAGGCTGGCGACGCCGTACTGCTCGGCGCGGCCGCCGCCAACCGGGACGAGCGGGCTTTCCCCGATGCCGCCCGGTTCGACATCTCTCGGACCGCCAACCAGCACCTCAGCTTCGGCCACGGGGCCCGCTACTGCATCGGCGCCAACCTGGCCCGCCTCGAACTCCAGATCGTGTTCGACGCCCTGCTCCGCCGAATCCCCACCTTGCGCCTCGCCGTCCCCGTCGAGGAACTAGAACTGCGCGTCAACCAGCTCGGCGGCGGCCTCGTCGCTGTTCCCGTCACCTGGTGA
- a CDS encoding GntR family transcriptional regulator, whose translation MIELDPASHVPPFEQVKAQFARQIAERTLAVGTRLPTVRQLAADLGLAVNTVARAYRELEEAGLVQTRGRAGTFVSAAGEHSLQRAQQAARQFAAATADLGLSPEDLLHIVRAALNPTHSS comes from the coding sequence GTGATCGAGCTCGACCCCGCGTCCCACGTTCCGCCGTTCGAGCAGGTCAAGGCCCAGTTCGCCCGTCAGATCGCGGAGCGGACACTGGCCGTCGGCACCCGGCTGCCCACCGTCCGCCAGCTCGCCGCCGACCTCGGGCTCGCCGTCAACACCGTGGCTCGCGCTTACCGTGAACTCGAAGAGGCCGGTCTCGTCCAGACCCGCGGCCGCGCCGGCACTTTCGTCAGCGCCGCCGGTGAGCACAGCCTCCAGCGCGCCCAGCAGGCCGCCCGCCAGTTCGCCGCCGCCACCGCCGACCTGGGTCTCTCCCCCGAGGACCTGCTCCACATCGTCCGAGCTGCCCTGAACCCCACCCACTCCAGCTGA
- a CDS encoding Lrp/AsnC family transcriptional regulator: MTSEVAVDAVDREILTVLLHDGRITYQELARTVRLSANAVADRVRRLRRSGILRGYRADLDFAALGRPLVLVTEVRLRDGVSGAEFERGLRRFPQIFSAAHVTGEYDYQLRMACTDTGEFEELIERLKREHGVRELRSRLVLRQIPLDPAGVLEIT; encoded by the coding sequence ATGACTTCGGAAGTCGCAGTAGACGCCGTCGACCGGGAGATCCTCACCGTGCTCCTGCACGACGGCCGAATCACGTATCAGGAGCTGGCCCGGACCGTCCGACTCAGCGCCAACGCCGTCGCCGACCGGGTGCGACGGCTGCGGCGATCCGGGATCCTGCGCGGCTATCGGGCCGACCTGGATTTCGCCGCCCTCGGCCGGCCGCTGGTACTGGTCACCGAGGTGCGCCTCCGGGACGGGGTGTCCGGTGCCGAGTTCGAACGCGGCCTGCGCCGGTTTCCGCAGATCTTCTCGGCCGCGCACGTGACCGGGGAGTACGACTACCAGCTCCGGATGGCCTGCACCGACACCGGCGAATTCGAGGAGTTGATCGAGCGGCTCAAGCGTGAGCACGGCGTCCGTGAGCTGCGCAGTCGGCTCGTGCTGCGGCAGATCCCGCTCGACCCGGCCGGTGTGCTGGAGATCACCTGA